Part of the Anopheles coluzzii chromosome 3, AcolN3, whole genome shotgun sequence genome is shown below.
ggaggaatatgattttcttttacaatttttctttttattttttctcaactcttgaattcaaaatttttatgaatttttatttcatcgtCAAACGTGCTTTCGGTTAAGAATCAAATCGAAAGTGGAATAgatttgcattattttagTAGACAGCCAGATTTATTAAATTGTGTTACTACCCCGAATATTAGTACACATAAACACGCTTGTCCATTGAAGTATAGAAAACCCAATAAACCTTCCAATGTAATACTACTACTTACTAATCGTTTCTATTTACTGGCCCCACGTGGGCTAAAGTAgtgaataataatttaatatgcACCACGTAAAGTAACGAAGGTGAACCAACGAAGGAACAAACAGTTTGTTTAAGCGATTTTGCCTCTTTTTGCTATCGATCGCGAGAACGCACAGACAGACACTCTCTACGGGGAAACGTGTAAAATGGTTACACTTGAGATTTGTATATATAGTAGAAATTCAGTACGAATTTGCAGAGTTAGTTCTAAACATTTAAATATCCGGCCCCTGTCGTGTCTGTATataatgtaatgtaaatgTGAGCGTCGTTTCCACTATATCTTGTCATGATCGAACGGTTAAAGATTCTCTCTCGGTTTCCTTAACGTTTCGTGTAAAGAATATCATACTTTTCCGTCTATGTATATGATGAGTACACTTTAAACATTACAGAAGTGAGACAAAAAGTGTGTGGGGCCAAAATATTATCCCCTCTCCCTAGCcgccgtttgttttttggtttttgtataaaatttaACCTTCCAATATCGTCCTAAAATGGGTTTTGGTATGATGCTAATATAATGATGCTTTGGTATGTGATTATGCCACCCGCTGCTGGAGGAACCACCAATGGAATAAGTTCCCCCCATTACGCAAGCGGTCACTAGCGCACTGGCGCCTGTAATGATGGTTTTGTTAGTATGAGTTCGCCTCTTGCCTCTGGTGCGCGAGTGTGAGTTTAGTTAGGTGGATTTTCGTCAATCGATGAGTCCTGCTCGCGAATGTAGTTCATCAGCGGCACCATGCGGTCCTGCTGCATCGTGGCCACGGTCGACTGGCGCAGCATGGCACTGGGCGGGTTCTGCTGCGTCCAGATACCGTACAGACCGGGCGGATTGCCCGACACGTTGTGAGattcctgttgctgctgcgtcaaCAAGAAAAGGTGAGTCATATTAGAAGAATGAATCTAACATTTCTTTGCCTCAATGCTACCCACCATCCCGGAGGGCTCCTCGACGAACGGTGGCCCGATGTTGGGCggtgccatcatcatcatcggctgCATCCGGTGAATCGGTCGGCAGGACAGCAGCTGTATCGCTTCCACCAACCCGTCCTGGCTCGTGATGGACGAGTGCCAGGTAGAGTCCGGCGTGGTGCTTTGGCTACGATCGCCGAGCGACGATTTCGGCGTTGGTCCCGGCCCTGACGCCGGCACAGCAAGCTTCGAGATCGGCATCAGGCGCGTCTGGTTCCAGTGCACCGTCGATTTGTCTGCCTTCGCTTCCCACGGCATTGACCAGCGACGCATTTGGCTTTCCGGATCGAGCGCTGCCTCGGAGTTAACTTCCCCAGCTGCCGCTTCCGACCAGCGACGCTGTCCGTTTAGCGTGAAGAGGGGGAAATTCAATGGCGAGCGTGAGCCCCGATAGAACGGCGCTTTCATGCCCGACAGATGGCCCGGGTTTGGCAGTGGGCCCCTGATATTGTCCAAATAGCCCTGGATCGGACTCGGCCCACGAATGTCGTGCGGCGAGGGGCCACGCGTTTGCTCATACGCCGTCGTGCCGTGGTCCGAGGAGGATCCTTGCGTCGAAATCGACCCAGTACGATCGTACAGCCGGGCATTTTCCTGCATTTTCATGCCGAAGTGGGGCGAAGGCGTTTGGGAGCGTTGGTCCGCCCCACCACCGCCGGTGCGAGCGATCGTTGCGGCGGCCGACATCGGGTGCTGCACCATTGGGCAGTCCGGGTCGTGCGGAAATCCCACCTGCGTCTGGCACTGGTAGCAGCACATTAGCTGCGCGAAAGCGTCGCACGAAGCGACACAGAACTGGTGCTGCAGATTGATCATCGTTTGTGCGTTGTCCTGCAGAATGAGCTGATTGTACTCCTTGATATGTAGCAGCTCGCTGTCCTGCTCCACCGTCGCCAGCGGTTGCGTCTTAAAGTCCTGCAGCACGCTTACGATGTGCGATTTGACCGTGCTGGTGGCCATGACGGACGCCCGCGCCAGCTCGTCCCAGGCCGTGATAAACTGGAACGCCATGTGCGACGGAATCTGCGAGGTGGTGAACGGTAGCTGCGGTATCTGTGGGCCCGGCTGTGCCGATTGCGAGGGTGACGGAATGCCGGACGGATTGCTCGCCCCCGATCCGGAttggccaccgccgccgccggtggCTGTGCTCGGATGTTCGAAGTACGCCCACGGTTCGAGGGCGGCAATCGTTTGCGCTAGCCGGTAGCCGGCCGCACACAGGTTGTTCATGATCTGGAGGTAATTGAGCCACGCACCCAAGCACTCGCTGACGGCGGATTTGGCCGACCCGGAGCTGCTCGAGCTCGTCGACGGCGAGATGGAGGAATTGCTGTAGGACAGTGCACCCGAGCCGAGAGAACTGCGGGGTGTTGTTTGAGTTGgaggttgttgctgttgttgctgctgggacGACTGTGTCTGCCCACAAAGTGGATCATCTAGGTCGCTCATGTCGAATGCGATGAGAAGGTGTGTTTGCCCGACCACACAAACAAGTGGTTGTAAAATctacgcacatacacactcgcgCACTAATGGGGGTTTTGACTTCTGAGGCACCTCCGCCCGGACCAATAGGCCATTTTCGTTTCCCGCACAGAACGGCCGGGAGTTATGGAAAAGGATTCACTCGCAGCGCAACAATGCGAGaaaaaaaccgaaccgaactgAAAATCGGGCAACAAATTCCGATGCTGTTTGacagtttgtttacttttcgcAGTGAAAACTGCGCGGGCTGAACTGTAAATGGTTTGTGGAAGGGGTTTGAAaacaagcgtttttttttattttattgatttatattTCAGACGATCTGAAATGCTGCTTTTTAGGTTTTATGTGTGCTTACTTCATTTGCGATGCTAgcaattaatgtaatttcGATGTAGAAAATGTATGCAtcagttaaaataaaaaccaaactaATCCAGCGGAACCCTACAACAGTTGCACaagacaagaaaaaaagaacattcgCATCTGTCATCCAAACccaaacataaacattccAATTTTGCAAGCAGCAACCTTTTTTCCGCAAGCACAGGAAGAGGAGGGCAAAATATGTTTCTCTGAGTAGAGTTACCAGTATTGCAATAAACAGGACGTTTTTGTGAAATACAGCCCTAAAATGGACAAGCTAACTACAATCAGCGCTGGTCTGTTTATGGCGGCGGATGTGTGTGCGATCGTTAGTTTGGCCATGCCCGATTGGATTGTGACCAGTGTTGGAGGTATACGAAGGGGGTTGCAAAATAGGGAGGTCGACTGACTAATCTTTGTCCTTTCGCTTCGGCAGGCGAAACGCGGCTGGGATTGATGTGGACGTGCATGACGCTGTACAAC
Proteins encoded:
- the LOC120958495 gene encoding uncharacterized protein LOC120958495 isoform X1; its protein translation is MSDLDDPLCGQTQSSQQQQQQQPPTQTTPRSSLGSGALSYSNSSISPSTSSSSSGSAKSAVSECLGAWLNYLQIMNNLCAAGYRLAQTIAALEPWAYFEHPSTATGGGGGQSGSGASNPSGIPSPSQSAQPGPQIPQLPFTTSQIPSHMAFQFITAWDELARASVMATSTVKSHIVSVLQDFKTQPLATVEQDSELLHIKEYNQLILQDNAQTMINLQHQFCVASCDAFAQLMCCYQCQTQVGFPHDPDCPMVQHPMSAAATIARTGGGGADQRSQTPSPHFGMKMQENARLYDRTGSISTQGSSSDHGTTAYEQTRGPSPHDIRGPSPIQGYLDNIRGPLPNPGHLSGMKAPFYRGSRSPLNFPLFTLNGQRRWSEAAAGEVNSEAALDPESQMRRWSMPWEAKADKSTVHWNQTRLMPISKLAVPASGPGPTPKSSLGDRSQSTTPDSTWHSSITSQDGLVEAIQLLSCRPIHRMQPMMMMAPPNIGPPFVEEPSGMQQQESHNVSGNPPGLYGIWTQQNPPSAMLRQSTVATMQQDRMVPLMNYIREQDSSIDENPPN
- the LOC120958495 gene encoding uncharacterized protein LOC120958495 isoform X2 → MSDLDDPLCGQTQSSQQQQQQQPPTQTTPRSSLGSGALSYSNSSISPSTSSSSSGSAKSAVSECLGAWLNYLQIMNNLCAAGYRLAQTIAALEPWAYFEHPSTATGGGGGQSGSGASNPSGIPSPSQSAQPGPQIPQLPFTTSQIPSHMAFQFITAWDELARASVMATSTVKSHIVSVLQDFKTQPLATVEQDSELLHIKEYNQLILQDNAQTMINLQHQFCVASCDAFAQLMCCYQCQTQVGFPHDPDCPMVQHPMSAAATIARTGGGGADQRSQTPSPHFGMKMQENARLYDRTGSISTQGSSSDHGTTAYEQTRGPSPHDIRGPSPIQGYLDNIRGPLPNPGHLSGMKAPFYRGSRSPLNFPLFTLNGQRRWSEAAAGEVNSEAALDPESQMRRWSMPWEAKADKSTVHWNQTRLMPISKLAVPASGPGPTPKSSLGDRSQSTTPDSTWHSSITSQDGLVEAIQLLSCRPIHRMQPMMMMAPPNIGPPFVEEPSGMQQESHNVSGNPPGLYGIWTQQNPPSAMLRQSTVATMQQDRMVPLMNYIREQDSSIDENPPN